The Lycium barbarum isolate Lr01 chromosome 10, ASM1917538v2, whole genome shotgun sequence genome includes a region encoding these proteins:
- the LOC132612599 gene encoding protein ARV 2-like, giving the protein MEIKCVNESEKEMSYRCVECGFSVTTLYIQYSPGNIRLMKCGNCKAVADEYIECELMILVIDLILHKIRAYRHLFYNRFSRGTLDDEVLLWKLSLGFLILDAYQMLAVCTTQDERSLPASFASFLGLCGKVLVGVFFGNLMFLGIILFGTRRFLNSTNGDSRCKHILLSILVSSYFKIFVIAMMVWEFPSSVVFIIKMFVVSSNALALLVITDDRMIRCIWICFAAHAMKFLVTQGLGAYRKLVLW; this is encoded by the exons ATGGAGATAAAATGTGTTAATGAAAGTGAAAAAGAGATGAGTTATAGATGTGTTGAATGTGGATTTTCAGTGACAACACTTTACATACAGTATTCTCCTGGCAATATCCGCCTCATGAAATGC GGAAATTGCAAAGCAGTTGCTGATGAGTACATTGAATGTGAACTTATG ATATTGGTTATTGACTTGATTTTGCATAAAATTAGAGCCTACAGACACTTGTTCTACAATAGGTTCTCTCGAGGGACTTTGGATGATGAG GTCTTGTTGTGGAAATTATCTCTCGGCTTCCTGATTTTAGATGCTT ACCAAATGTTGGCGGTATGCACAACTCAAGATGAGAGGAGTTTGCCTGCAAGCTTTGCCTCATTTCTGGGGCTTTGTGGAAAG GTGCTCGTAGGAGTCTTCTTTGGGAATCTCATGTTTCTTGGTATAATTCTATTTGGCACAAGGAGGTTTCTGAATTCAACAAATGGAGATTCAAG ATGTAAGCATATATTGCTTTCAATCCTTGTTTCAAGTTACTTCAAGATTTTCGTTATTGCCATGATG GTGTGGGAGTTTCCCTCTTCCGTTGTTTTCATCATTAAAATGTTTGTTGTGTCATCTAATGCACTGGCATTATTGG TGATCACGGATGACCGCATGATTAGATGCATATGGATCTGCTTTGCTGCACATGCCATGAAATTCCTTGTTACTCAAGGTCTTGGAGCATATCGAAAGCTAGTTCTTTGGTAG